A section of the Triticum dicoccoides isolate Atlit2015 ecotype Zavitan chromosome 7A, WEW_v2.0, whole genome shotgun sequence genome encodes:
- the LOC119332724 gene encoding uncharacterized protein LOC119332724: MATTDWGPIIVAVVLFILLSPGFLFQLPARVRVVEFGNMGTSGFSILVHAILYFCLLTIAVVAIGVHVYASKPGPVG; this comes from the coding sequence ATGGCGACGACGGACTGGGGCCCAATCATCGTGGCGGTGGTGCTGTTCATCCTGCTGTCGCCGGGGTTCCTGTTCCAGCTGCCGGCGAGGGTGAGGGTGGTGGAGTTCGGCAACATGGGCACTAGCGGCTTCTCCATCCTCGTCCACGCCATCCTCTACTTCTGCTTGCTCACCATCGCGGTTGTGGCCATCGGAGTGCATGTGTATGCCTCCAAACCCGGTCCAGTAGGGTAA
- the LOC119332302 gene encoding acyl transferase 4-like: protein MTGTKTVTKSPPELIVPALTTPGGTLPLSSIDKAAGSAGLVNLIQVFAPPSFTAARMSQGAAAAMAAMRDGLARALVPYYPVAGRVAPSGLAVDCTGEGVWFVEAAASCALADVDGLGCCPLLIPGELLLPRPPPGEKLDGLILMVQATRFTCGGFAVGISFSHAVFDGQGAAQFLTAVGELARGLQAPSVTPVWDRDAILDPPSPPPPQLTEFRLVTQVADISAESIARVKDDFKQAAATSTGEVCSTFDALTAVVFKCRALALASALPDDADVRIAFAAGTRHLLRGVLPAVDGYYGNCVYLACVTRAGKAVREASLAEVVGAVREAKEAVPARFAGWMRGVDHYDVPLDYSTVTVSDWSRVGFDEVDYGFGAPGYVFPLNDHVNFVASLNYVRPPAPRRGGIRVVLRCVEEPHAAAFAVELAKFA, encoded by the coding sequence ATGACCGGCACAAAAACCGTTACCAAGTCGCCGCCGGAGCTCATCGTTCCGGCGTTGACAACCCCCGGCGGCACCCTCCCGCTCTCCTCCATTGACAAGGCAGCCGGCAGCGCCGGCTTGGTTAACCTCATCCAGGTCTTTGCCCCGCCCTCGTTCACCGCCGCTCGTATGAGCCAGGGCGCCGCCGCGGCCATGGCAGCGATGCGCGACGGGCTCGCGAGGGCTCTCGTGCCGTACTACCCGGTGGCCGGCCGCGTCGCCCCGAGCGGCCTTGCGGTGGACTGTACTGGCGAGGGCGTCTGGTTCGTGGAGGCCGCCGCGAGCTGCGCGCTTGCCGACGTGGACGGCCTCGGTTGCTGCCCGCTGCTCATCCCCGGGGAGCTCCTCCTCCCGCGCCCTCCCCCCGGCGAGAAGCTAGACGGCCTCATCCTCATGGTCCAGGCGACTAGGTTCACCTGCGGTGGTTTCGCCGTCGGGATCAGCTTCAGCCACGCGGTGTTCGACGGCCAGGGCGCGGCGCAGTTCCTCACGGCGGTGGGGGAGCTAGCGCGGGGGCTCCAGGCGCCGTCAGTGACTCCGGTGTGGGACCGCGACGCGATCCTGGACCCTCCCAGCCCGCCGCCGCCTCAGCTCACGGAGTTCAGGCTCGTGACCCAGGTGGCGGACATCTCGGCGGAGAGCATCGCGCGCGTGAAGGACGACTTCAAGCAGGCTGCCGCAACATCAACGGGGGAGGTGTGCTCCACCTTTGACGCGCTGACGGCCGTGGTGTTCAAGTGCCGCGCGCTGGCGCTGGCGTCGGCGCTCCCTGACGACGCCGATGTCCGGATCGCCTTCGCCGCCGGCACGCGGCACCTGCTCCGCGGCGTGCTGCCAGCGGTGGACGGCTACTACGGCAACTGCGTGTACCTGGCGTGCGTCACTAGGGCAGGCAAGGCCGTCCGGGAGGCGTCGCTGGCGGAGGTCGTCGGCGCGGTACGGGAGGCGAAGGAGGCGGTCCCCGCGCGGTTCGCCGGCTGGATGCGCGGCGTCGATCACTACGACGTGCCGCTGGACTACAGCACGGTGACGGTGTCAGACTGGAGCCGCGTCGGCTTCGACGAGGTGGACTACGGCTTCGGCGCGCCAGGGTACGTGTTCCCGCTCAACGACCACGTCAACTTCGTCGCGTCTCTCAACTACGTCAGGCCGCCGGCGCCCAGGCGTGGGGGCATCCGGGTGGTGCTCCGCTGCGTCGAGGAGCCTCACGCCGCTGCCTTCGCTGTCGAGCTCGCCAAGTTCGCCTAA
- the LOC119331162 gene encoding molybdate-anion transporter-like: MGMVVEREEWVLTPLAYPLISAASLTAVLLLPHFSRPHAAVVTPSSPSPFDVGTTPFLRFRRAFLLLFCLASVAEGIQSVFGEDEFVRCGFGREQMAARLAAATAAALFLGGASGVVSDKLGPQNACIFYWMLQLAVGGLKSFSGLRCAWVNNFILALASSMFCFCFETWIVLEHEKQGQKQDSLFDTFWLMTFFESISLVGSQGITNLLLDDDNKGILLPYTFAALVSIIGILYIRKAPSISTAHHASVIGSYQKSFFAHVLRDKRVLILVLAQASVQFSVSAFWFLWAPTIVADGRDAPLSLIYPCFLVSRMLGSAAVPWFYGAMAPFQNEDSLTTAYIAAGLALSVVAYDYQEIGTLVILFCIFHASMGFILPLLARFRTMYLPNELRGGMMSFSLALRNAPMFIFLIQGAYHGNIANSTILGLAACGLLSAGGCIHMLRRWRKHTRQNVRSL; this comes from the exons ATGGGGATGGTGGTCGAGAGGGAGGAGTGGGTGCTCACCCCCCTCGCTTACCCGCTCATCTCCGCCGCATCactcaccgccgtcctcctcctcccacaCTTCTCCCGGCCACACGCCGCCGTAGTCACCCCTTCCTCGCCCTCTCCCTTTGACGTGGGCACCACGCCCTTCCTCCGCTTCCGCCGCGCCTTCCTTCTCCTCTTCTGCCTTGCATCCG TGGCGGAGGGGATCCAGTCGGTGTTCGGGGAGGATGAGTTCGTGCGGTGCGGGTTCGGCAGGGAGCAGATGGCCGCGCGCCTTGCCGCGGCCACGGCCGCCGCGCTCTTTCTCGGCGGTGCATCTGGCGTTGTCTCTGACAAACT AGGACCACAGAATGCTTGCATATTCTACTGGATGCTTCAGCTTGCAGTGGGTGGCTTGAAGAGTTTCAGTGGGCTTCGTTGTGCATGGGTCAACAATTTCATTTTGGCTCTTGCATCCTCAATGTTCTGCTTCTGTTTTGAGACATGGATTGTGCTGGAGCATGAGAAG CAAGGCCAGAAGCAAGATTCGCTGTTTGATACCTTCTGGCTGATGACATTCTTTGAATCAATATCCCTTGTTGGAAGTCAAGGAATCACAAACTTATTGCTTGATGATGATAACAAAGGAATCTTGCTTCCGTATACGTTTGCAGCCTTAGTATCAATAATAGGAATATTGTATATCAGAAAAGCACCAAGTATCAGTACCGCCCATCATGCATCTGTCATTGGAAGCTACCAAAAATCATTTTTTGCTCATGTCCTCAGAG ACAAAAGAGTGCTGATTCTGGTCTTAGCTCAAGCAAGTGTCCAGTTCTCTGTATCAGCCTTTTGGTTCCTCTGGGCACCAACGATAGTG GCTGACGGAAGGGATGCTCCTCTGTCACTAATCTACCCATGTTTCCTGGTCTCGAGAATGCTTGGAAGTGCTGCTGTTCCATGGTTTTATGGAGCCATGGCTCCTTTCCAGAACGAGGATAGCCTGACAACAGCATACATTGCCGCTGGGCTTGCTTTGTCAGTTGTGGCTTATGATTACCAG GAGATTGGAACACTGGTGATACTGTTCTGCATCTTCCATGCGTCCATGGGCTTTATTTTACCTTTGCTGGCCAGATTTAGGACAAT GTACCTTCCAAATGAACTACGTGGGGGCATGATGAGCTTTTCCCTAGCACTGAGAAATGCACCTATGTTCATTTTCCTAATACAG GGCGCCTACCATGGGAACATCGCAAATTCAACCATTCTAGGTCTTGCAGCCTGTGGCCTTTTGTCTGCCGGGGGCTGCATTCATATGCTGCGGCGGTGGAGAAAACACACCCGCCAAAACGTGCGCAGTCTATAG